One part of the Cottoperca gobio chromosome 14, fCotGob3.1, whole genome shotgun sequence genome encodes these proteins:
- the mink1 gene encoding misshapen-like kinase 1 isoform X9, which yields MSENAPTRSLDDIDLAALRDPAGIFELVEVVGNGTYGQVYKGRHVKTGQLAAIKVMDVTEEEEEEIKAEINMLKKYSHHRNIATYYGAFVKKSPPGHDDQLWLVMEFCGAGSVTDLVKNTKGSSLKEDWIAYICREILRGLSHLHAHKVIHRDIKGQNVLLTENAEVKLVDFGVSAQLDRTVGRRNTFIGTPYWMAPEVIACDENPDSTYDYRSDIWSLGITAIEMAEGAPRLLAYCWIVFEQMNY from the exons GATCCAGCAGGTATCTTTGAGCTGGTCGAGGTTGTCGGCAATGGCACATATGGACAGGTGTACAAG GGGCGTCACGTGAAGACGGGCCAGCTGGCTGCCATCAAggtgatggatgttacagaggaggaagaagaggagatcaAAGCAGAGATCAACATGCTGAAAAAATACAGCCATCACCGCAACATAGCCACGTACTACGGTGCCTTTGTCAAGAAGAGTCCACCAGGACATGATGACCAACTTTGG CTGGTGATGGAGTTCTGTGGGGCGGGATCAGTGACCGACCTGGTGAAAAACACTAAGGGCAGCTCTCTAAAGGAGGACTGGATTGCTTACATCTGCAGAGAGATCCTAAGG GGCCTTTCCCACCTCCACGCCCACAAAGTTATTCACAGAGACATCAAGGGCCAGAACGTGCTGCTGACAGAGAATGCAGAGGTCAAACTTG TTGATTTTGGTGTGAGTGCTCAGTTGGACAGAACTGTCGGGCGTAGGAACACCTTCATCGGCACACCTTACTGGATGGCACCTGAAGTTATTGCTTGCGATGAGAACCCTGACTCCACCTATGACTACAGG AGTGATATCTGGTCCTTGGGGATCACAGCCATTGAGATGGCAGAGGGAGCTCCTC GGTTACTGGCTTACTGTTGGATCGTTTTTgaacaaatgaattattaa
- the mink1 gene encoding misshapen-like kinase 1 isoform X8, whose product MSENAPTRSLDDIDLAALRDPAGIFELVEVVGNGTYGQVYKGRHVKTGQLAAIKVMDVTEEEEEEIKAEINMLKKYSHHRNIATYYGAFVKKSPPGHDDQLWLVMEFCGAGSVTDLVKNTKGSSLKEDWIAYICREILRGLSHLHAHKVIHRDIKGQNVLLTENAEVKLVDFGVSAQLDRTVGRRNTFIGTPYWMAPEVIACDENPDSTYDYRSDIWSLGITAIEMAEGAPRGSFSVKLKWSLVFFVKITDEVYRDPADHAAAAAC is encoded by the exons GATCCAGCAGGTATCTTTGAGCTGGTCGAGGTTGTCGGCAATGGCACATATGGACAGGTGTACAAG GGGCGTCACGTGAAGACGGGCCAGCTGGCTGCCATCAAggtgatggatgttacagaggaggaagaagaggagatcaAAGCAGAGATCAACATGCTGAAAAAATACAGCCATCACCGCAACATAGCCACGTACTACGGTGCCTTTGTCAAGAAGAGTCCACCAGGACATGATGACCAACTTTGG CTGGTGATGGAGTTCTGTGGGGCGGGATCAGTGACCGACCTGGTGAAAAACACTAAGGGCAGCTCTCTAAAGGAGGACTGGATTGCTTACATCTGCAGAGAGATCCTAAGG GGCCTTTCCCACCTCCACGCCCACAAAGTTATTCACAGAGACATCAAGGGCCAGAACGTGCTGCTGACAGAGAATGCAGAGGTCAAACTTG TTGATTTTGGTGTGAGTGCTCAGTTGGACAGAACTGTCGGGCGTAGGAACACCTTCATCGGCACACCTTACTGGATGGCACCTGAAGTTATTGCTTGCGATGAGAACCCTGACTCCACCTATGACTACAGG AGTGATATCTGGTCCTTGGGGATCACAGCCATTGAGATGGCAGAGGGAGCTCCTC GAGGATCTTTTAGCGTAAAGCTTAAGTGGAGTCTAGTTTTCTTCGTCAAAATCACCGATGAAGTCTACAGAGATCCTGCAGACCATGCTGCGGCTGCTGCGTGTTGA